DNA sequence from the Oceanibaculum indicum P24 genome:
TCCAGGTCATATTCGATATCGGCGCCGATGCGCTGATAGGTCGCCGCCGGCAGCTGACCCTCCTGCGGCAACACCAGCGGATAGAGACGGGCACCAAGAATCGCCGCGACCGGCAGCTGCGCCAGCAGCCAGGCCGCCAGCGCCTGTTCCATCCGATAGACGGGGGGAGCCATACCTACCGCCTCCGCCGCCGGCTCTTGCCCAGGCCGGACTTGGCATAGGGGCCGGCCAGTGCTTCCGCCGCCTTTTCGATATCGCCGCCCAGCCGTTTGCCGATGGCATCGATCGCCGCCTGCCCCTGCGATTCGATGGCAGGCCGCATGAAGGCCTGCGCCGGCTGCTTGCTCGTACCGAACTCGGTCAGATGCGCACGGCGGCTGACCGGCGGCTTGAAGCCGATTACCAGCTGTCCGCCGCCCTTGGCCGTCCGCCTGCGGCTGCCCTTGCGCACGGTGATTGCCTTCTTCAGCTTGCCGCTGCGCACCGGCACGCGCTTCTTCGCATCCTTCACGATGGGGCTGGCACCAGCCCGCAGCGCCTTCAGCACCGTCTGTTCTTCGATTCGGCGCGGCAGCTGGCCCAGCACCTTGTCCAGCGCGGCAGCACCGAGGATCTGGCTCTTGCGCGCCATGGCTAATCCACGTCCGCCGTAAGGTCGCCGATCGGGAAGCTGACCGGGTCGCCGGCATTCACCACCTTCGAGGAGTCCAGCGCCACGCTGCCCAGCATGTTGCCGTCCGTCGCCGCGTCATGCAGCGCGTAATGCGATACGCTGGCGCCGCCATCCGCCTCGCCGAAATCGACGGCGGTGCTGTTCGCCATTGCGCCGTCTGTCGGCGCGCCGAAGGTGACAGCCACGCGGCCAGCCGGGCGGATCATCGCCGTCACATCGCTGCCGCCATCGGTCGGGTCGCCATCCCACAGGCTGACATAGGGCTGCGCCTGCGCCGGCATGGCGGCGTTGCCGCGCAGCCAGTTGGCGATCGCCTGCCGGGTATAGGTCGAGAAATTCGCCATGCTGATCTCCTTTAGATTATCGGTGGGGCAGACTCGTAGGGATGCCCTGCTTCCAGGGCGATGCCCCATTTGTGGGCGAGATACCCTTCGATGCGCTGCTTGTCGGCAAGGCTGATCGCTACCGACACCGAGACCACTTCAGCGACCCGCCCGCGCCAG
Encoded proteins:
- a CDS encoding HK97-gp10 family putative phage morphogenesis protein; this translates as MARKSQILGAAALDKVLGQLPRRIEEQTVLKALRAGASPIVKDAKKRVPVRSGKLKKAITVRKGSRRRTAKGGGQLVIGFKPPVSRRAHLTEFGTSKQPAQAFMRPAIESQGQAAIDAIGKRLGGDIEKAAEALAGPYAKSGLGKSRRRRR
- a CDS encoding phage tail fiber protein — encoded protein: MANFSTYTRQAIANWLRGNAAMPAQAQPYVSLWDGDPTDGGSDVTAMIRPAGRVAVTFGAPTDGAMANSTAVDFGEADGGASVSHYALHDAATDGNMLGSVALDSSKVVNAGDPVSFPIGDLTADVD